Genomic DNA from Deltaproteobacteria bacterium:
ACGCACACACTTGGCCTATATCGAACCAACTCCAACAAGGTGGGGTTCCGCTATGGCCAGGTTTCTAACTTACGACCTCAACCCAACGCACTACCCTGACATAATCGCGTTGCTGTTAACATGACATATTGACGTTGCCACGACACGAACTTGGCTGCCAGGTCCGTTAAAGTGACGTGCAAGGAACTAAGCGGCGGATTGAGGTGTGTAGGTCAATTGGCGGTCAACCAGCGCCGCGAAGACCGCCAGCAAATTGTCATGGGGCCGCGCGTTGCCGTCGCTCTCTACGGCGAATAGATCGATGACCTGGTGGATCGCTTCGATGGTCGAATAGAACTGCGGCCGCGGTTGGCGCCGGATGCGATAGCTCGATGGCGTCACCGGCGTGAAACTAACCGTCGGCAAACGGCGCAAATTTTCGCTCAAACCGATCATCTTACGCACGCTCTTCCAAGTGCCGTCGAGAACGAAGACCACCAGCTGTTGCCGCCGCGGGAATAGAGCCGCGCGTTCGCCACGATTCAAGTTCGAGAGATTGATTGAATCGGAGCTGGGATAAAGCACCACAGAAAAATTCTTTGGATCGTCGATCACCTGATTGACGCGCCGGTCAGAGCTGAAATCGACGCCCTCGTTGAGTGTCGAGTTATTCAAACACAGATGGGCCATGCGGCCGGTGCCGAGGCGATGCTTCGCTTCGCGCGGCTGGCTTAGAATTATAAAGCGCGGCTCGGATGCGAACGACCGGATGAGCGGGCAGTAGCAACCGCTCAGCGGCCGGCGGCAGCGCCAACAGCAAGACCGATACTCGCTCGGCACCTGAAAAGGCGTCATTGGCGGTCCAACCGTTTCGATAGGAATCAAATTTGAAATAGTTCAGCCCAGCCTTTGTGCGACGATACCGGCGCGAAACGACCCGCCGCCGGCATCGGGAAACTTGCCTTCGCGGTAGGAGAGAACGCGAAAGTCGTCAAAGCTTTTGAGCAGCTCGTTATGGCCCAGCAGGTAAGCGGGATTTTTCGGCTGGCCGATTTCTTTCTGGTCGATCAAATAGGTTTCGTAGATAACGTAACCGCCAATCTTCACCGCTCGCTTAATTTGTGGCATCAGCGAGCGCTGTAAGTAATTGAAGCTGACGATCAGTTGATACGCCGCCGCGCCGAGATGAACTTGCTCAAGATCGACCTGCTGCCAATCGATGGTCAATCGTTTCGCTTCGGCGTGGCTTCGTCCAGCCGCCAATGCGACACTGGAAATATCCATGGCGACGACTTCGAAGCCCAGCTCAGCAAGATAAAGCGCATTTCTCCCCTTGCCGCAGGCCAGATCCAACGCGCGCCCGCGCGGCACCGGCCAAGCATCGGCTTCGATCATCTGGCGCAAAAAGCTCGCCGGCTCCTCGCCAACCTGCGACTGCGCATGCTGCGTATCCCATCTAACTTCATCGTCCCTAGACATGCTTTACTCCATCGGCAGTTTAGTAAACCGCGCGCGCCAACGTGAGCACGTAGACTTCCTTGGCGCCGCCGCGCTTGAGCGTTCGGCTGCACTCGTTCACCGTCGCACCGGAAGTATAAACATCGTCGACCAACAAAACGATTTTGCCTTTAACCGACTTGTCCGGATGGAGCGCGAAGGCGCCGCGCACGTTGCGCCGCCGCTCATCTTCCGGCAATTGGGTTTGCGGCGGCGTTTCTTTGGCGCGCTGGAGAATGAACGGGTCCACCGGCAATCCATAGGCGCGGCCAACTTGTTTGGCCAGTAATAGAGATTGATTGAAGCCGCGCCAGCGCAATCTTTTCGTATGCAGCGGCACGGGCACGATCAGATCGGCTTGGCAGGCGGCGAGAAATTCTCCGCAGCCGCGCGCCAGCAGCCGGCCCAGCGGCTTGCCAAGGGACACCTTGCGGCCGTATTTATATTTCTGCACCACTTGGCGCAGCGGATGTTCGGCCAACTCTTCTCTCGGATAACAGGCCCAAGCGCGCGCCGCGGCAAAACGCGGCGGCCGCTCCAGGCAAACGCCGCAAGTGTGATCGTCGCCGCTGGCATCGAGAAACGGCCGGCCGCAAACGTTACACAATGGGTGGGCCACCAGTTGAATCTGTTCCCAACAAGGAGTGCAGAAAAACTCCGCGTCCCGGCCGTCGATCCTTCCCGCGCACGCGCGGCAGCGGGGCGGATAAAGCCAGTCGATCAGCCAATCGAAGCGCTCGGAAAAGTTTGGTCTTGCCGCAAGTTCCATAACGCACCCCAGTCTATCAAATCCGCGCTCCAACTGGGAAAGCAAAAAACCGGCGGCCGATCTCCGAATTGACGGGGAACATACGGCCATGATAGCTGACGTAATCATTAACTTGGGAGATCAACATGAAGCTCGCCGAATTGCATTGGCCGGAAGTAAAACAGCTAAACCGTGAGAACACTGTTGCCGTCATTCCCGTCGGCTCGATGGAACAGCATGGACCGCACCTGCCCTTTTCGGTGGACATTCACGTTTCCTCACGTATCGCCGAAGAGCTCGAAAAGCGCATGCCGGAAATCCTTCTAGTGCCGTCCATCTGGACGGGAGTCTCGGCACATCATATGGACTATCCCGGCTCAATTACACTGCGCGCGAGAGTCTTCATCGATCTGCTGCACGACGTCTGCGCGTCGCTGCATCACCATGGATTCCGTGAAATCGTATTGCTCAACGGCCACGGCGGTAACCGTTCGAGCTTAGAGGTCTTGGGGCAGGAGCTCTTCGTCGAATTCGGACTAACGGTCAATACCCTAGCCTATTGGGACCTCGTGCCTGACTTAGTCAAGTCGCTGAAAAAAACTAAATCCACTGGCATGGGCCACTCCGGCGAGCTGGAAACATCCTTGATGCTTTACTTGGCGCCACATCTTGTGAATCAGAAAGAAATTCCCCAGGGCGAGCTAGGCATCGAAGCACCCGGCCCGACAACCGGCATTAAGCGCTACGTCAACATGAAAGAGCACTCGATTCCGGGCGTCATCGGCATGCCCTCGGCGGCGACTGCGGAGATCGGCAAGAAACTCTACGATGGCGCCCTCGACGCCCTGGAGAAAGCCATGCGGGCACTACAACAGCAGCATCACTAGAAAGATCGCTGCAGCCGTCCGCGCTATTTCTTAAAAATCTTGCCGTATTTTTCGCCCAGCTGTTTGTATTCGCTCTCGCTTCGCTGAATCGATTCCACGAATTTGATAGCACTGGCATCTTTGAGCGGTGGCGCGACACCGCGCAGATTGACGAACTCACAATCCTTGGCCAGCGCTTCCATGCTCTCTTTGCTGTACCAGTGATCAATAAATAGCTTGGCGGCGTTCGGATTGGCGGACTTCGAACCGACCGCGATATAATTGGTTTCTCCCAGGTAAGCCGGCAGACGCACGTAGTCGAGCGGGACGCCGTTCTTCCCCATGTCACAGACGTATTTGATGTAGGCGATTCCGATCGGCTTTTCCCCGGAAGCGATCGCTTCCACCGCCGGAGTTAGGGAACGGTGCAATAACGGCCGGCTCGCCGCCAACCGCTGGACATACTCATCCTCTTTCGCACGATCGCCGAGCACAAGATGTAAACTCGCCAACCAGCGCACCATCGAGGAGTGCGATAGCGGGTCGGACATGGTGGTCTTGCCGTCCCACTTGGGATCGACATAATCCCAATAAGATTTGGGCGCTTCAGCGGCACTGACCAAACGCGTGTTGTAGACAAAGCCAATGATCGAGCTGCGGTAGTTGGGACTGAAAAATGGGTGGTGAAACTGCTTGTCGAAGTTCTTACTTTCGGGGGTCTGATATTTGAGAAACATGCCGTCCTTACGCATGATCTCCATGGCGTCGACGCCGGTAAAGAAAACATCCCAACCCACCTTTCCCTGACGAAATTCGGCAATCGCCCGCTCCATCACGGCGGTCGTCGAGGCCCGCCAGTAGGTTATCTTGATCGCGGGAAACTTCTTCTCGAAGCCACCCAACACCTCTTTCATGACTTCTTCTTGGAGCGAGCCATAGATGGTCACTTTGCCTTCCTTCTTAGCTCCCTCGATAATCGCTTTCGCTTGGCCGTGCGCAGGCATCAGACTGACTCCGAAAACCAACAAAGAGACAATCGCAAAGCGCAACACTTGAATTTGGGCTTTCATGGGGACCTCCACGGCAAGACTGTTTTAGATCGAGTCGGATTGGGAATATCAAACTCAGCTGGTTTTTGCCAAGGTCATAGCGTAGACATCCTGGGCTCCGGTGCGCTTCAAGGTTCGGCTACATTCGTTAATCGGCGCGCCGCAGGCATGAATGTCAGCGGCAACGGCCAATCAATGGGATAATTGAAACGGCCCGGCGACGTTGAAGATGAATTCGGCGCCATAAAGCCGAGCCGACTCGATCGAAAACGGTTTGAATTTCGAGCGAAATGCGCTGGCAACGAGAAACGGGACACCAGAAAGCTAGGAATCAAGAATCAGCGACCTGCCCGTCATCTCCACTGGCTGAGGCAAACCGAGAAGCTGCATGACCGTCGGCGCGACATCGATCGCGGTGCCTTGATTGAGCCGGCAGTAACGATGCTCTTCATCGATCAAAATCACCGGTACCAGATTGGTGGTGTGCGCCGTGTGCGGCATGCCGGTGTCGTAGTCGATGAGCTGCTCGATGTTGCCGTGGTCGGCGGTGATGATGATTTTACCTTTTTTTCCGAGCACGGCGTCGACCACTTTGCCCAAACACTCGTCGATCACTTCCACCGCTTTGACCGAAGCTTCGAAGTTGCCCGTGTGGCCGACCATGTCGGCGTTGGCGTAATTGGCGATCACCATACCGACATCTTGCTCGCGCAAATATTTTACCAGCGCTTCGGTCAGCGGCCGGGCGCTCATCTCCGGTTTCAAGTCGTAGGTCGCGACATCTTTGGGCGACGGGATGAGAATCCGTTCTTCACCGGGATATTTTTTTTCCTCGCCGCCGTTGAAGAAATAAGTCACATGCGCGTACTTCTCGGTCTCGGCGATGCGCAATTGCTTCACCCCCGCCTGGCTCGCCACTTCGCCAAGAATTTTGCGAATCTCGCGCGGCTGATAGGCGACGGGAAAGTTAAATGTTTCGTCATATTGCGTCATGGTCGTGTAGCTCGCCAGTTTAACGTAGCGTTGGCGCGGGAAATCGTTGAAATCGCCATCCATCAAAGCGCGCGACAATTCCCGCGCCCGGTCGGCGCGAAAGTTAAAAAAGATCACGCCGTCGCCGTCGCGCATGAGCCCATCGGGAGCCACGTCGGTAATAACTGTTGGCAGGACGAATTCGTCGGTGATCTTTGCTTTGTAACTGGCGCGAATCGCATCCAACGCGGACGGCGCCTGGTTGCCGATCCCTTGGGTCAGACAAACGTAAGCTTTCTCGACCCGGTCCCAACGTTTGTCCCGATCCATGGCATAATAGCGGCCACTCACGGTGGCGATTTTCACGTTGGGAAATTGCGTCAACTTGCCGTTCAGATCGACCATGAACTGTTCGGCGCTATTGGGCGCCGTGTCGCGGCCGTCGAGAAACAGATGGAGAAACACTTGGTCGAGCTGCTCGCGCTTGGCCATTTCCAAGATCGCCGCCAAGTGTAGCTGATGACTGTGCACGCCGCCGTCGCCGAGCAGCCCCATCACGTGCAATCTATTGCTCGTCGCTTTGGTCTTACGCAGCGCGTCCAACAAAACTTTATTGTGATAAAAAGTTTCCTCGTCGATGTCTTTATGAATCAGCGTCAAGTCTTGATAGACCACCCGGCCGGCGCCGAGGATCATGTGGCCCACTTCCGAGTTGCCCATCTGGCCCGCCGGCAGACCGACATCGACGCCCGACATGGAGAGTCTTGAATTAGGATAATCGCGCAGCAACGCGTCGAGATGGGGCGTCGTCGCGTTGGCGATGGCATTGAATTCTTTACGCGGATTGATGCCGAAGCCGTCTAAGATAATCACAACCACGGGCTGAGTGCTGCTCAAGGATATGTCCTTTCACTGGGGCTTTTCTACCGCGAGTGAGAAAGCAATTTTAAGGCGACAAGTTTTCGTCGGCGGTTTGAAACTGTTGGATCATTTTGGCGTAAGCATCGGGAAGTTTCGCGCGTGGCGCATGGCCCCACAGGCCATCGAGATCGTAGAACTGGCGCACCGGTTCGTAGAAGATGTGCACGATCACGTCGGAAAAATCCATCAACAGCCAATGGCCGCGTTGCGTCCCTTCGACCGCGAAGGGCTTGAATCCTTCTTCGATGCCGTCGTCTTCCAATCCCTGGGCGATGCTTTGCACCTGGCGGTCCGAGCGGCCCGAACAGACGATGAAATAGTCGGCGATGGATGTATGCGCGTGAACGTCCAAGACGGTCAAGTCGCAGGCTTTGCGGTCCAGCGCGGCGCGAACCAGGAGGAGAGTTTTATCCCAAGAGCTAATATTTTTTTTCACGGTGACACCGCTATGCCTGCCGGCCGGCGTAGAGGCCGCGCCGCTTGATGAACGTTTCCACTGCCGACGGGACTAAATAACGAATCGATTTCCTTTGCCGGACCAAGGCGCGGATTTCCGAAGCTGAGATGGCGATGTCGGTTAGCTCGATAAAGTGTACGCGTGTGCCGCTCCGATGCAGAAAATTGTTACGCTTGGAATCATAACAAAAGAGTTTTTTGACGGCAACGCCGGTGCCTTTGAGAGGGTTGTGCTCTTTGCTACCGGGCCGCGAGGTGACGATGAAGTTGCACAAAGAAAAAATCTCGCCAAAATCTTTCCAGGTGCCGATCTCCCGAAAGGCGTCCAGGCCGATGATGAAATAGAGCGAGTCGCCTTTCTTCAATTTGCCGGCGAACTCACGAATGGTATCGATGGAATACGACAAGCCGGGCCGAGCCAGCTCTACGGTCGAGACCGCGAAACGCGGATTGCGCGCCACGGCCAAACGCACCATGCGCAAACGGTCCTGCGCCGGCGTCGTGGTCTGGCCGCTTTTATGCGGCGGCATCGAAGCCGGAATAAAAATCACTCGATCGAGGCGATAAGTTTCGCCGACCTCTTCGGCGCTACGCAAATGGCCCCAATGAATCGGGTCGAAGGTGCCGCCGAAAATGCCGATTTTCATTAGAACGTGAAGCGACCTTTCGGCATGCGATGGGCTGAATTGGGAAAAAGGTTTTTCGTCTGGCGTCTGGCGTCTGGCGTTAACTCCAAACCTAAGACGCAAGACGCTAGATAAGAGCCATTTGGTCGAATTGCGATTGGTAGATTCGTCATTCGCGAACCTGACCGTCGCCAAAGACAATAAACTTGGTAGTCGTCAACTCTTCCAATCCCATCGGCCCAAAAGCGTGAATCTTGCTTGTGCTGATGCCGATCTCGGCGCCCAAGCCCAGCTCGCCGCCGTCGTTGAAGCGCGTCGAGGCGTTGACGATGACCGCGGAAGAGTTGACCCGATCGATGAACTCGCGGGACTTCTGATAATTGTTCGTGACGATGGTTTCGGTGTGTTCCGAGCCGTATTTTTCGATGTGCGCGATCGCGTCGTCCATGTCTTTGACCACGCGCACGGCGAGAATCAAATCCAAATATTCCGCCGACCAGTCCTCCTCCGACGCCGGCTTGATTCCGGCTACCAGCGCGCAGCTCTTTTCGCAGCCGCGAATCTCGACGCCGGCAGCTCGATACTTGGCGAACATCGAAGGGAGAAACTTAGCCGCGATCGCTTCGTCAACGAGCAGCGTCTCCATGGCGTTGCACACCGACGGCCTCTGCACCTTGGCGTTGAAGCAAATCTTCTCGGCCATCTCCAGGGACGCATCGGCGTCGACATAAACATGGCACACGCCTTTGTAATGCTTGATCACGGGGATTTTCGAATTGGCCACCACGGCGCGGATCAATTCCTCGCCGCCGCGCGGAATAATCAGATCGATATACTCTTCCAATTGCAGCAGTTCGGTCACCAGCGCGTGATCCTTGAGCTGAACCACTTGCACGGCATCGGCCGGCACGCGCGTCTCGGCGCAGGCTTGGCGCAGCACCGCGCCGATCGCTTGATTGGAATGATGCGCTTCGCTGCCGCCACGCAGAATCACCGCGTTGCCGGATTTGAGACAGAGCGCCGCCGCGTCCGCCGTCACGTTGGGACGCGCTTCGTAGATCATGCCGATGACGCCCAGCGGAATCCGCATGCGGCCCACCTGTAAGCCGTTGGGCCGGCGCCACATCTTGACGACCTCGCGCACCGGGTCGGGCAGCGCGACCACATCGCGTAAGCCCTGCGCCATCGCGCCGACGCGATTTGAATTGAGCGCGATGCGATCGAGCACCGCACTCGACACACCGTTGGCTTGGGCGAATGCTAAATCTTTTTTATTTTCTTCGATCAAGAAAGCGCTCTGGGCTTCGAGCTTGTCGGCCATCAGCGTCAGCGCGCGATTTTTTTCCGCCGACGACAACGGCGCCAACAGGCGCGCGGCGATCTTCGCCTGCTTGCCCAGCCGCAGGGCTTCTTGTTTTAGCGTTTGATCCGACATGGACGTTTCACAGTATCACTAAATCGTCGCGATGAATGATCTCTTCGTAGGCTTTGTAGCCCAAAACTTTTTCAATCTTGCTTGTATGCAATCCTCTGATCCGATTCAACTCCTGGGCGCTATAGTTGACCAAGCCGCGGGCGAACTCTTTGCCGGCGAGATCCAAACAGCGCACGCACTCGCCGACGCCGAAGACACCGCGCACTTCTTTCAAGCCCGACGGCAACAAGCTCTTGCCCTTTTGCACGACCGCGTCGTAGGCGCCTTGATCGACGACCAACTCGCCGCCCGGTTTCAAATTGTAAGCGATCCAATGTTTGCGATTGGGCAAACGGTTCTCTTCCGGCAAGATCAGCGTGCCGACCTGGGTTTTAGCGTCGAAGACTTTTCCCAACACGCCGCTCCGCAAGCCGCTGGCGATCACGGTGGGAATCCCCGCCAATGCGGCTTCTTCCGCGGCCGCCAACTTGGTGGCAATGCCGCCGGTGCCAAGCGCGCTCATGCTGGCGCCGCCGATCGCTTGGCGCATGCCGCGCGCGTCGCTAATCAAGGGAATCAGCGCGGCATCTTCATGGCCGCGCGGATCTTTGTCGTAGACGCCTTCGACATCGCTCAAGATGACCAACAGATCGGCGGCCAACAACGTCGCCACCAGCGCCGATAGATGATCGTTGTCGCCGAATTTCATTTCTTCGACGGCGACGGTATCGTTTTCGTTGACGATGGGAATGATCGACGACTCCAAGAGCATTTCAAACGTATGCTTGGCGTTGATGTAGCGCTGACGGTTGGCGAGATCGTCGGCGGTCAAGAGCACCTGGGCGACGCATTTGTCGAATTTCGAAAAGGCGCGCTCATAGAGCGCCATGAGTTTGATTTGCCCCACCGCGGCAAGCGCCTGCTTTTCAGGAATACTCTTGGGCCGTTCGGTCCGTCCAAGCCGCGTCATGCCAGCGGCCACCGCGCCGGAGCTGACCACGACGATTTCTTTCTTGCGCTCGTGCAGAAGGGCCAGTTCGCGCACCAAACCGCGCAAGCGGTTTTCCTCGATCCCCGCGCTCGACGAAAGAATCTGGCTGCCGATCTTGACGACGACCCGGTGCGCCCGTTTAAGGATTGGCTTCTTGTGCTCCAGCTGGCTCATGATCGCTCTCGCTCTGTTGCTTCAATTCATCCAGTTTGCGGCCAATTAAATAAACCAGCGCCTGCACGCCCTCAGTGGTGGCGGCGGAGATGACGTGCAGCGGGCGAAACGTTTTGGGCAGTTTCTTGCCCAGCAACTTGGCCTTTTCCCGCCCCTCGGGTAAATCGATTTTGTTGGCGACGACGATCTGCGGCTTGCCGATCAGTTCCGGATCGAAAAGCTCCATCTCGCGGTTGATAGCCTTCCACGCTGCCAACGGATCTTTATCATCGAGCAACGAGGCATCGAGCATATGCACCAACACCCGCGTGCGCATGACATGGCGGAGAAACTTATCGCCCAGGCCATGGCCTTGATGCGCCCCTTCGATCAACCCGGGAATATCCGCGGCGATGAAACTTTTCCCTTCGCCGTAACCCACCACGCCCAAGTTGGGCACCAGCGTGGTAAACGGATAATCGGCAATCTTCGGCCGCACCGCGGAGATCACCGAGATCAATGTCGACTTGCCGGCATTGGGCAGGCCAATGATTCCCACGTCGGCGAGCAAGCGCAGCTCAATTTCCAGATCGCGCTCGGCGCCGGGCTCGCCGGGCTGACAGTAACGCGGGCTACGGTTGGTCGACGACGCGAAATGGGCGTTGCCTTTACCGCCCCGGCCGCCGGCAGCGACCACGGTGCGCTCGCCGGGAGTTTTCATGTCAGCCAGCAGCTCGCCGGTGGCAGCGTCGCGAATCAACGTGCCGACCGGAACTTTGATGATGTAATCGTCGCCGCGCCGGCCGTCACAGCCGGCGTCGGCGCCGTGTTTGCCGGGACTCGCCTTGCATTCTTTGCGATAGCGCAGATCGAGCAGCGTCGCCAGTTGCCCGTCCGCTTCAGCGATCACATCGCCGCCGTGGCCGCCATTACCGCCATCGGGCGGGCCGCGGCGAACGAACTTAGCGCGATAAAAACTGACGCAACCCGGCCCGCCGTTACCGGCGATAGCGCGGATCTTGGTTTCGTCGATGAATTTCATGTCAAAATAGAATCCAGGAGTCAGAATCCAGAAGCAAACTCGGATCGCAATGATCGTGTCACAACTTCCGACTACTGAATTCTGACTTCTGTATTCTGCCTCGTCCCATCATCCGCTTCTCCCGGGCAAAAAAAAAGCCCCTTCCGGGGCTTTATCGATTGCGGCAGCGAAAGTTATTGAGCCGGTAGGACTTCGACTTTTTTGCGGACCTTGCTGTGCCGCCCATACTTCACGACGCCGTCGATCAACGAGAACAACGTGTAGTCGCGGCCCATGCCAACGTTCTTGCCCGGGTGAATCTTGGTGCCGAGTTGGCGGACTAAAATATTGCCGGCGCGCACGGTCTCCCCGCCGAACACTTTCACGCCCCGTCGTTGCCCATTGCTATCGCGCCCGTTGCGCGAACTGCCGCCTGCTTTTTTATGTGCCATCCTAGTTCCTCAACTACGCGTCGATCGCGGTTATCTTCAAAGCGGTTTGATATTGCCGGTGGCCTTGCCGGCGCATGTAGCCTTTGCGGCGCTTTTTCTTGAACACGAGGATCTTCTTGGCGCGGTCTTGGCCGACGATCTCGCCGGTGACCTTCGCATTGGTAACTAAAGGGGCGCCAATTTTAGCTTCGCCGTCGCCACCGACGAAAAGGACATCGTCCATGGTGATCTTCTCGCCGACTTCGCCGGCGAGCTTTTCGATCTTGACAACATCGCCCTCGGACACGCGGTATTGCTTACCGCCGGTTCTAATGACTGCGTATTTCATAGGATTTTCCCGAAGGGTATTGTTTAAAGTAAAAAACAGCCGAAGTCAACCAAAGCGGCTACTTAGGCGGAAATGAGACGGCCCCTTGCCAAACCCAAACAGACTTCTTAGATTAATCGACAATAGCCGTCAGATGAGTCTCGCGACGAATAACAACCTAAAAAACTGGGAGCACACCGATGCGAAAATTATTTTGCAACTCTAGTCTCATCGTAGCATTAGGACTGGTCACGCTGCTATCGATCTCCAGCTGCGGCTACAACGATCTTCAGGGCTTG
This window encodes:
- the rplU gene encoding 50S ribosomal protein L21, whose amino-acid sequence is MKYAVIRTGGKQYRVSEGDVVKIEKLAGEVGEKITMDDVLFVGGDGEAKIGAPLVTNAKVTGEIVGQDRAKKILVFKKKRRKGYMRRQGHRQYQTALKITAIDA